From a region of the Odoribacter splanchnicus DSM 20712 genome:
- a CDS encoding DUF3575 domain-containing protein, whose protein sequence is MKRIGFILLLFTSSVGFAQKYAVKTNLAYWATTTLNIGGEIALAPRMTLDMTANYNPFHFRGNKKIMHWAVQPEWRYWTCRRFMGHFIGVHAHGGKYNGGLKKYRYDGWGVGGGFSYGYQWIIGKHWNLETELGIGYAYLKYDKYLRNRCGRFIDTGHRNYWGPTKLSISFMYLFKSRQK, encoded by the coding sequence ATGAAACGAATAGGATTTATTTTACTTTTGTTTACATCGAGTGTCGGTTTTGCACAGAAATATGCCGTGAAAACAAATCTGGCCTATTGGGCGACTACGACTTTGAATATCGGTGGAGAAATCGCTTTAGCTCCGCGAATGACATTAGATATGACGGCAAATTATAATCCCTTTCATTTCCGTGGGAATAAGAAGATTATGCATTGGGCGGTTCAGCCGGAATGGCGTTATTGGACTTGTCGCCGGTTTATGGGGCATTTTATCGGAGTACATGCACATGGAGGAAAATATAACGGTGGTTTAAAAAAATACCGTTATGACGGATGGGGTGTCGGTGGTGGTTTTTCTTATGGTTACCAATGGATCATCGGTAAACACTGGAACTTGGAAACAGAACTTGGAATCGGGTATGCTTACTTGAAGTACGATAAATATTTACGTAACCGATGCGGACGATTTATAGACACCGGACATCGCAACTATTGGGGACCGACAAAATTAAGTATTAGTTTCATGTATCTTTTTAAAAGCAGGCAGAAATGA
- a CDS encoding amidohydrolase: protein MNKKIIRNARIITMNERLDILPNGNILIENGKISAITTQSLEDTDAEITDAEGMFLLPGLINTHTHLPMTMLRGFADDLPLHEWLTGHIFPAEARLVTPENVRIATRLAFIEMIKSGTTCFNDMYFFEDIIAEEAKNAGIRGVMGESMIDFATASFQTVDEGLARCEALIRKWQGDSIIHPSVCVHAPYTCSQATLQQSKQLADRYGTLLQIHVAETRQEVEDITARTGMPPAEYLHSIGLLDRNVIAAHCVWLNPKEIELLARTGTSIGHCPKSNLKLASGVADIDTYLKAGITVALGTDGTASNNTLDLVEEMRFAALLAKVVHYNPEAVKAQTALRMATINGAKALGLDTITGSIEIGKRADLILIHADASNMLPVYDEYSAIVYAMNSKNVRSSMVNGDWIMRNRIVCHVDKENTLEAIKQLSGQIRKM from the coding sequence ATGAATAAAAAGATCATCCGGAACGCCCGTATTATCACGATGAATGAAAGGTTAGATATTCTCCCTAACGGAAATATCCTGATCGAAAATGGAAAAATCAGTGCCATCACGACTCAATCTTTAGAAGATACCGATGCGGAAATCACAGACGCAGAAGGGATGTTCTTATTACCTGGGCTGATCAATACACATACTCATCTTCCTATGACTATGCTAAGGGGCTTTGCAGATGATCTTCCGCTGCATGAATGGCTTACCGGACACATCTTTCCGGCAGAAGCCCGGTTGGTGACTCCTGAAAATGTCAGAATCGCTACCCGACTGGCTTTTATCGAAATGATCAAATCGGGTACGACCTGTTTCAACGACATGTATTTTTTCGAAGATATCATAGCCGAGGAGGCTAAAAATGCCGGTATCCGGGGAGTTATGGGAGAATCGATGATCGACTTTGCAACAGCGAGCTTTCAAACGGTAGACGAAGGTCTTGCCCGATGTGAAGCTTTGATCCGAAAATGGCAAGGAGACTCTATCATTCACCCTTCCGTTTGTGTACATGCCCCATATACCTGTTCCCAAGCCACTCTCCAACAATCCAAACAACTGGCAGACCGGTACGGTACTCTTCTTCAGATTCATGTCGCAGAAACCCGGCAAGAAGTCGAAGACATCACAGCCCGAACAGGCATGCCACCTGCCGAGTACCTCCATTCGATCGGGCTTCTCGACCGGAACGTGATTGCAGCCCATTGCGTATGGCTCAATCCGAAAGAGATCGAACTCCTGGCCCGAACCGGGACTTCGATCGGCCATTGTCCCAAAAGCAATCTAAAATTAGCCAGTGGCGTTGCAGATATAGACACTTACCTGAAAGCAGGAATTACTGTCGCTTTAGGAACAGACGGAACGGCGAGCAACAACACCCTCGATTTAGTAGAGGAAATGCGTTTTGCCGCATTGCTCGCTAAAGTCGTCCATTACAACCCGGAGGCTGTAAAAGCCCAGACAGCCCTCCGGATGGCTACCATCAACGGAGCAAAAGCCTTGGGACTCGACACAATAACCGGTTCGATCGAAATAGGAAAAAGAGCGGACCTGATATTGATACATGCAGATGCTTCCAATATGCTTCCTGTTTATGATGAATACTCAGCCATTGTCTATGCCATGAACAGTAAAAATGTACGCTCTTCTATGGTAAATGGGGACTGGATCATGCGCAACCGGATCGTATGCCATGTAGACAAAGAAAATACGTTGGAGGCAATCAAACAACTCTCCGGTCAAATCCGAAAAATGTAA
- a CDS encoding DUF3078 domain-containing protein produces MKNLIFISAFTFLFNWTATAAGHISRDSSWTYGGNGGLNLSQVSLNNWASGGENAVGFDVLLNYSADYKKNKHLWQNRIEMAYGLNQTETSGTKKTNDKLYFSSTYGYGMTKSLYLSALLNFNTQFAKGYDYKTEPRTYISRFMSPGYLTTGLGLTWNPKNWITATFSAISWRGTFVSSKILSDEGSFGVDPGEHLFSEMGGNLKVEVKYEFLKNMTIYSRVDLFSNYLEDPQNVDVRWDVQLNMTVNKWFSANISTNLIYDNDTKIVQKDGSKGPRLQFKESLGVGFQVTF; encoded by the coding sequence ATGAAAAATTTAATATTTATCAGCGCATTTACCTTTTTATTCAATTGGACAGCAACAGCTGCCGGTCACATTAGCCGGGATTCAAGCTGGACATACGGAGGTAACGGAGGATTAAATTTATCTCAGGTTAGCTTAAACAATTGGGCCTCAGGAGGCGAGAATGCGGTCGGCTTCGATGTATTACTCAATTATAGTGCCGATTATAAAAAGAATAAACATTTGTGGCAAAACCGGATCGAAATGGCTTATGGCTTGAATCAAACGGAAACAAGCGGAACGAAAAAAACGAATGACAAACTTTATTTTTCGTCGACCTATGGCTACGGAATGACCAAAAGCCTTTATTTGAGTGCTCTGTTGAACTTCAACACGCAATTTGCGAAAGGGTATGATTATAAAACAGAACCCCGGACTTATATTTCACGTTTTATGTCTCCGGGATACCTGACTACCGGTCTAGGTTTGACCTGGAATCCAAAGAATTGGATAACAGCTACCTTTTCGGCCATTTCCTGGCGGGGAACTTTTGTCAGTAGTAAAATTCTTTCCGACGAAGGTTCATTCGGTGTTGATCCCGGCGAGCATCTTTTTTCAGAAATGGGTGGTAACTTAAAGGTAGAAGTAAAATACGAATTTCTGAAAAATATGACGATCTATTCACGAGTCGATCTTTTCTCGAATTATCTGGAAGATCCGCAAAACGTGGATGTCCGTTGGGATGTACAATTAAATATGACCGTGAATAAATGGTTTTCGGCCAATATTTCCACAAACCTGATCTATGACAACGATACTAAAATCGTTCAAAAAGATGGAAGTAAAGGGCCACGCTTACAATTTAAAGAAAGTCTGGGTGTAGGATTTCAGGTAACGTTCTGA
- the speB gene encoding agmatinase, whose translation MDKLLYGDFEEQYTDYETAEIAILPVPYDGTSTWLKGADKGPRAILEASPNMEFYDIETDSEVYKHGIATLEPVTADSSPQAMAQEVEQRVEAILKDKKFPVLLGGEHSVSIGAFKAIAKYYDTFSILQLDAHSDMRDEYEGSPYNHACVMARGKEITPSVVQVGIRSSAIEEKHNIDPDRIFYAHEIKESDDSTWMYEVSQKLHDNVYVTIDLDVFDPAYMPSTGTPEPDGLTYRTVLTLLKLINERHNIVGLDVVELCPNDINKAPDFLASKLIYQILSIRFKQ comes from the coding sequence ATGGATAAATTACTTTACGGAGACTTTGAAGAACAATACACCGATTACGAAACGGCGGAAATAGCTATTCTTCCTGTGCCTTACGATGGTACAAGTACTTGGCTGAAAGGAGCAGACAAGGGACCACGTGCCATACTCGAAGCTTCGCCCAACATGGAATTTTACGATATCGAAACCGATTCGGAAGTATATAAACACGGTATCGCCACTTTAGAACCCGTTACGGCCGATTCTTCTCCCCAAGCTATGGCTCAGGAAGTCGAACAGCGCGTGGAAGCTATCTTGAAAGATAAAAAGTTCCCGGTGTTATTGGGTGGGGAACACTCGGTCAGTATCGGTGCTTTCAAGGCTATAGCCAAATACTACGATACATTTTCTATCCTGCAACTGGATGCTCATTCGGATATGCGGGACGAATACGAAGGTTCGCCTTACAATCATGCCTGTGTTATGGCCCGGGGCAAAGAAATTACCCCAAGTGTCGTTCAGGTAGGTATTCGTAGCAGCGCCATCGAAGAAAAGCACAATATCGATCCGGACCGTATTTTTTATGCCCATGAAATTAAAGAATCGGACGATTCTACCTGGATGTACGAGGTGTCTCAAAAACTCCACGATAATGTGTATGTCACAATCGACCTGGACGTATTCGACCCCGCTTATATGCCGTCGACAGGTACCCCCGAACCCGACGGACTGACCTACCGGACAGTGTTGACTTTGCTCAAACTAATCAACGAACGCCATAATATCGTCGGTCTCGATGTTGTCGAACTTTGTCCGAACGATATCAACAAAGCCCCGGATTTCCTGGCCTCAAAACTGATTTATCAAATCCTGAGTATACGTTTCAAGCAATAA
- a CDS encoding rhomboid family intramembrane serine protease — translation MITYLITGITVVVSFICFNNRLLFDKLSLKPYRIVHAKEWYRIISHGFVHADWVHLFVNMFTFWSFGKYIEETFRYLGFGEGAFLLLYFGGMVVASASDVIRYRNAAWYTSIGASGAVSAVLFTAIFLNPWDKILLFAVIPIPGILFGLLYLAYCQYMARQGSDNINHNAHFYGAIYGFLFPGILNPTLFHLFFKQLI, via the coding sequence ATGATCACCTATCTCATTACCGGAATAACCGTTGTGGTCTCTTTTATTTGTTTCAACAACAGACTATTGTTCGATAAACTTTCACTCAAACCCTATCGGATTGTACATGCAAAGGAATGGTACCGTATCATTTCGCATGGTTTTGTTCATGCAGACTGGGTGCATTTATTCGTGAATATGTTTACTTTCTGGTCATTCGGCAAGTATATCGAAGAGACATTCCGTTATCTGGGATTCGGAGAAGGGGCTTTTTTACTACTCTATTTCGGAGGGATGGTTGTAGCTTCTGCCTCTGATGTGATCCGTTACCGTAATGCGGCATGGTACACTTCTATCGGAGCTTCCGGTGCGGTTTCTGCCGTTTTATTCACAGCCATATTCCTGAATCCGTGGGACAAAATTCTGCTTTTTGCCGTAATTCCCATTCCAGGTATTCTGTTCGGCCTTCTTTATTTAGCTTACTGCCAATATATGGCCCGCCAGGGAAGTGACAACATCAATCATAATGCCCATTTTTACGGGGCGATCTACGGTTTTTTATTCCCGGGAATCTTAAATCCGACGCTTTTCCATTTGTTTTTCAAGCAATTGATTTGA
- a CDS encoding sigma-70 family RNA polymerase sigma factor yields the protein MYPSASEILTAFTKNPDEGGKLLFERYYKPLVLFADSFLTDIHFSEDIVQDVFYDFIKHRSYRQIAPEALTTYLFRCIRNTCLNRLRNRKLVMEAELLKFEAAEEEAMTISPELIAAIRETIKQLPDKTRQVIVSILIQGKKYKETAEELNVSVNTVKTLLNYGVKQLRKQFPDTLLLIFYCIENDSLTL from the coding sequence ATGTATCCGTCCGCATCTGAAATTTTAACGGCTTTTACAAAAAATCCGGACGAGGGAGGAAAATTATTATTCGAACGATACTATAAACCGTTAGTATTGTTTGCAGATTCTTTTTTGACGGACATTCATTTTTCGGAAGACATCGTACAGGATGTTTTCTATGATTTCATAAAACATCGTTCCTACCGCCAGATCGCCCCGGAAGCTCTCACCACTTATCTGTTCCGGTGTATACGGAATACCTGCCTGAACCGTCTGCGCAATCGCAAGCTTGTTATGGAAGCCGAATTGTTGAAATTCGAAGCTGCAGAAGAGGAAGCGATGACTATATCGCCCGAACTGATCGCTGCAATCCGGGAAACGATCAAACAATTACCTGACAAAACACGCCAAGTGATCGTTTCTATCCTGATTCAGGGGAAAAAATATAAAGAAACAGCCGAAGAATTAAATGTTTCTGTCAATACAGTGAAAACTCTACTCAACTACGGCGTAAAACAATTACGGAAACAATTCCCCGATACACTCCTGCTAATATTTTATTGCATCGAAAACGACTCCCTGACGTTATAA
- a CDS encoding FecR domain-containing protein, which yields MNISDPKQQIQDYLAGQMSPEEEKQFDSWLKQNPEGQKLFKQSAKDYQAIRWAGQWDKPDEKQAYAQLQQRLHKHRLYSGLWKYAALFFLLLGCGIFFWQRHIPQPLPLASVESRANHKFPTLTLSNGQQVLLADTLQIISGSSSKVNILQHDSGSLSYTPIRDTVPIKITYHTLTVPKGCEFSLTLSDGSRVWLNAGSKLKYPEVFAGDHREVYLEGEAYFEVARNEQASFSVYTRDMNLQVLGTSFNIKAYPDETETVTTLLSGSIEQHYPSSRQTLKLLPSQQSHFDCHTGNLQILEADPEEVLAWKNGKFIARDKTLEEIFRELTRWYDFEVVFTRPALRQLRFHLHTNRYASIREILDNLQSTNGIHFSYIGNKIYISQ from the coding sequence ATGAACATATCTGATCCGAAACAACAAATACAGGACTACCTCGCAGGACAAATGAGTCCGGAGGAAGAAAAGCAGTTCGATTCATGGCTGAAACAAAATCCGGAAGGCCAAAAGCTGTTTAAGCAATCAGCCAAAGACTATCAGGCAATCCGTTGGGCAGGACAATGGGATAAACCGGATGAAAAACAAGCCTACGCCCAATTGCAGCAACGGCTGCACAAACACCGGCTGTATTCCGGTTTATGGAAATATGCCGCCTTATTCTTTCTCCTGTTGGGTTGCGGTATTTTCTTCTGGCAACGACACATACCGCAACCGCTTCCTTTAGCTTCGGTAGAATCCCGGGCGAATCACAAGTTCCCTACGCTGACTCTTTCCAACGGACAACAGGTACTTTTAGCCGATACTCTGCAAATCATCAGCGGGTCGTCCTCCAAAGTGAATATCCTGCAACATGACTCCGGCAGTCTGAGCTATACTCCGATCCGGGACACAGTTCCGATAAAGATCACATACCACACCCTCACCGTACCCAAAGGTTGTGAGTTTTCGCTCACTCTTTCAGACGGCAGCCGTGTTTGGCTCAATGCCGGAAGCAAACTGAAATACCCGGAAGTCTTTGCCGGTGATCACCGGGAGGTATACCTCGAAGGCGAAGCCTATTTCGAAGTTGCCCGTAACGAACAAGCTTCTTTTTCAGTCTATACCCGCGACATGAATCTACAGGTATTGGGGACCAGTTTCAATATCAAAGCCTACCCCGATGAGACGGAAACGGTAACTACGCTTCTCTCCGGCAGCATCGAACAGCATTACCCTTCCTCCCGGCAAACCCTAAAATTGTTGCCCTCACAACAATCCCATTTCGATTGTCACACCGGTAATTTACAAATTCTAGAAGCCGATCCCGAAGAAGTGCTGGCCTGGAAAAACGGAAAATTTATCGCCCGCGACAAAACTCTGGAAGAAATTTTCAGAGAGCTGACCCGGTGGTATGATTTCGAAGTAGTTTTTACCCGTCCGGCCCTCAGGCAGCTACGCTTTCATTTGCATACCAACCGTTATGCCAGCATCCGGGAAATTCTGGATAATCTGCAATCGACCAACGGTATTCATTTTTCCTATATCGGTAACAAAATATACATCAGCCAATAA
- a CDS encoding SusC/RagA family TonB-linked outer membrane protein: MRKKRRLQQILRKMKLLVLLTLVGFCTCQAAVSAQNSKITLSATNTTLASVFRQIEQLTDYMFIYKSGDIAPFTDITIDRRQTEVNRILDECLSGTGLSYTFKDNLIIIQGATQQAEEKKVNGKITDRQGHPLPGVTVMIKGTQMGVVTDANGKYTIALPDAKDIFLRFTFIGMKPQEIAYTGQKEINVTLHEEATEMDEVVVTGYQVIDKRKNTSAVTTVKVDDIMIPAATSIDQMLEGRVPGMILMSNSGEVGVVPKIRIRGTSTLIGNREPLWVVDGIIVQDPVPISPEELNDPDYINRIGNAIAGLNPQDIERLDILKDAAATALYGAKAANGVIVVTTKKGHVGAPIVNYNMTTTFRQRPRYTDRKINLMNSRERIQFSRELFDNHYRYDYNANMVGYEGALLELYSGKINDKQFAEKVAKLETMNTDWFDLLTQDTWSHQHTLSISGGSEQTRYYSSLGYTRDNDVIKGNYNERYTAAMNLETTFNKWFTAELQFQGNLSKKKYNQDEISPIDYAYNSSRAIPAFDEAGEYAYYLKYNSAGYNHYLNYNILNELENSYSKQNASSITVNTNLNFRFTDWLNAQAILSYTNSNTEIEGYWGPETWHAAGLRQSNYGDKETPSYSLLPFGGELSQNQTRQNSYTVRLQANLNKYFGTNEQHNISASGGFEMSSSHYNGLSAVYRGYYPDRGKMFVNNINAEEWPDYAAWAANNTPTIKDDLSNMVSGYLTLAYSYYNYFTLNVNGRTDGSNRFGDKSNDKFLPIWSVSGNYNLSEHSFIKQRNWLNYLSLKASFGYQGNMLSSVSPVLLMKKNPLDPYYGEMTATVDQIPNPNLKWEKTKSFNTGLTFILLDKRISVETEYYYKRTKDAFMTKEVASMNGVDSYAINGGDIENKGFGVDVTLNPIRTKDWHWTLSTSFSKDYNKVKNDPDAQTYDYLDFLNGTVVVKNKAVNTFYSYKFVGLSPLSGGPVFDDYKEYQHKLDGLSKYDTFRKVLTASGRREPYMSGSLTTNLRYKNIRLSGTFAYSLGAKVRLFQMYRSNLIAPESNLRRELLDRWQNPGDEKHTNIPVVIGQFEPYYHTYNEHWSQNSYYNVQPFASSLWKMYDYSDLRVVSGNYLKCNNLMVTYEFGERILSQLRMTRLALSLSGTNLFTISSKKLKGQTPTQGFTEVSLSDRPTYSFSLSVSF; this comes from the coding sequence ATGAGAAAAAAACGAAGATTACAACAAATCCTGCGAAAGATGAAGCTTCTTGTTCTTCTAACGTTAGTGGGATTTTGTACCTGTCAGGCTGCCGTAAGCGCCCAGAACAGCAAAATCACACTCTCTGCCACCAACACGACTTTAGCATCCGTCTTCCGGCAAATCGAACAACTGACGGATTACATGTTCATTTACAAATCCGGTGATATCGCACCATTCACGGATATCACCATCGACCGCCGACAGACCGAAGTGAACCGTATCCTCGACGAATGTCTGAGCGGAACAGGGTTAAGTTATACCTTCAAGGATAACCTGATTATCATTCAAGGCGCAACACAACAAGCCGAAGAGAAAAAAGTGAACGGAAAAATAACCGACCGGCAAGGTCATCCGCTACCGGGTGTGACAGTAATGATCAAAGGCACCCAGATGGGAGTCGTTACAGACGCCAACGGAAAATACACCATTGCCTTGCCCGACGCAAAGGATATCTTTTTGCGTTTCACCTTTATCGGCATGAAACCGCAAGAAATAGCCTACACCGGACAAAAAGAAATCAATGTGACCCTGCACGAGGAAGCTACAGAGATGGATGAAGTGGTCGTTACCGGTTATCAAGTCATCGACAAAAGGAAAAACACCAGTGCAGTGACAACGGTGAAAGTAGACGACATCATGATTCCTGCAGCAACCTCCATCGACCAGATGCTGGAGGGCCGGGTTCCGGGAATGATCTTGATGAGCAATTCCGGCGAGGTAGGCGTCGTACCCAAAATTCGTATCCGCGGTACTTCCACATTGATCGGTAACCGTGAACCATTATGGGTGGTGGACGGAATTATCGTACAGGATCCCGTACCGATTTCTCCCGAAGAATTGAACGACCCCGATTACATCAACCGTATCGGTAATGCCATCGCCGGCCTGAACCCACAGGATATCGAGCGCCTCGACATTCTGAAAGATGCTGCCGCTACAGCATTATACGGAGCCAAGGCAGCCAACGGCGTGATTGTCGTGACCACGAAAAAAGGACACGTCGGTGCGCCGATTGTCAATTACAACATGACCACCACGTTCCGGCAGCGTCCGCGTTATACCGACCGGAAAATCAACCTGATGAATTCCCGCGAAAGAATCCAGTTCTCGCGTGAACTTTTCGACAACCATTATCGGTATGATTATAATGCCAACATGGTGGGTTACGAAGGAGCATTGCTCGAACTTTACAGCGGAAAAATCAACGACAAGCAATTCGCAGAGAAAGTGGCGAAACTGGAAACCATGAACACCGACTGGTTTGATTTGCTGACCCAAGACACCTGGTCTCACCAACACACTCTCAGCATATCGGGCGGTTCGGAACAGACACGCTACTATTCTTCACTGGGTTACACCCGTGACAATGATGTCATCAAGGGTAACTACAACGAACGTTATACAGCTGCCATGAACCTCGAAACCACCTTCAACAAGTGGTTTACCGCCGAATTGCAATTCCAGGGCAATCTCAGCAAAAAAAAATATAATCAGGATGAAATTTCTCCGATAGACTATGCTTACAATTCCAGCCGGGCGATTCCCGCATTCGATGAAGCAGGAGAATATGCCTACTATTTAAAATACAACAGTGCCGGATATAACCATTATTTAAACTACAATATCTTAAATGAATTGGAGAACAGCTACTCCAAACAAAACGCGTCAAGCATCACAGTCAATACGAATTTGAATTTCCGGTTCACCGATTGGTTGAATGCCCAGGCAATTCTTTCGTACACAAATTCCAATACGGAAATCGAAGGGTACTGGGGACCTGAAACCTGGCATGCAGCAGGTCTGCGCCAATCCAATTACGGCGACAAAGAGACGCCCTCCTATAGTCTGCTTCCTTTCGGCGGAGAATTATCTCAGAATCAAACGCGGCAGAACAGCTATACGGTACGTCTGCAAGCCAACCTGAACAAATATTTCGGAACGAACGAACAACACAACATCAGTGCCAGCGGCGGTTTCGAAATGAGTTCATCCCACTATAACGGATTGTCCGCTGTTTATCGTGGCTACTATCCGGACAGGGGAAAAATGTTCGTGAACAATATCAATGCGGAAGAGTGGCCCGATTACGCAGCATGGGCGGCGAACAATACTCCCACGATCAAGGATGACTTGAGCAATATGGTTTCAGGGTATCTAACCTTGGCATACAGTTACTACAATTATTTCACGCTGAATGTAAACGGACGTACCGACGGCTCCAATCGTTTCGGAGATAAAAGCAACGACAAATTTCTGCCCATTTGGTCGGTATCGGGAAATTACAATCTTTCGGAACACTCGTTCATCAAACAACGCAACTGGTTGAACTATTTGAGTCTGAAAGCCTCTTTCGGTTATCAGGGGAATATGCTCTCCTCCGTATCTCCGGTATTGCTAATGAAGAAAAACCCGCTTGACCCTTATTATGGAGAAATGACGGCAACGGTCGACCAAATCCCCAACCCCAATTTAAAATGGGAAAAGACGAAATCATTCAATACCGGATTGACCTTCATTTTGTTGGACAAGCGGATTTCGGTGGAGACGGAATATTACTACAAACGGACGAAGGATGCTTTCATGACGAAAGAGGTTGCCAGCATGAACGGTGTCGATTCATATGCCATCAACGGCGGAGATATTGAAAACAAAGGCTTCGGCGTCGACGTGACACTCAATCCCATCCGCACGAAAGACTGGCACTGGACATTGTCCACCTCCTTCTCCAAGGATTACAACAAAGTAAAGAACGATCCGGATGCCCAAACCTATGATTATCTGGATTTCCTCAACGGTACGGTCGTAGTGAAGAATAAGGCCGTCAATACGTTCTATTCCTATAAATTCGTAGGTTTGAGCCCATTGAGCGGAGGACCGGTATTCGACGATTACAAAGAATACCAGCACAAACTGGATGGCTTGAGCAAATACGACACTTTCAGAAAAGTACTGACTGCATCGGGACGCCGCGAACCCTATATGTCCGGCAGCCTGACAACAAACCTAAGGTACAAAAATATCCGGTTGAGCGGTACTTTCGCTTACAGCCTGGGAGCAAAAGTCCGTCTGTTTCAAATGTACCGTTCCAACCTGATTGCTCCTGAAAGCAACCTGCGCCGCGAATTGTTGGACCGCTGGCAGAATCCCGGAGACGAAAAACATACGAACATTCCCGTAGTCATCGGACAATTTGAACCTTACTATCATACTTACAATGAGCATTGGTCACAAAACTCTTATTACAATGTGCAACCCTTTGCTTCCAGTCTATGGAAGATGTACGATTATTCGGACTTGCGAGTGGTTAGCGGCAATTACCTGAAATGCAACAATCTGATGGTGACCTACGAATTCGGAGAACGCATTCTGTCCCAATTGCGAATGACCCGTCTGGCGCTTTCCCTCTCGGGAACCAATCTGTTCACCATTTCTTCCAAGAAATTGAAAGGACAGACGCCGACCCAGGGATTCACGGAAGTCTCCCTGTCCGACCGTCCGACTTATTCCTTTAGTTTGAGTGTTTCATTTTAA